Proteins found in one Tamandua tetradactyla isolate mTamTet1 chromosome 1, mTamTet1.pri, whole genome shotgun sequence genomic segment:
- the HTR5A gene encoding 5-hydroxytryptamine receptor 5A, with protein MDLPVNLTHFSLSTPSSLETNRSFGAEDLRPSLPHLSVFGVLALTLLGSLVAATFAWNLLVLATILRVRTFHRVPHNLVASMAISDVLVAALVMPLSLVHELSGRRWQLGRRLCQLWIACDVLCCTASIWNVTAIALDRYWSITRHLEYTLRARKRVSNIMIALTWALSAVISLAPLLFGWGETYSEGSGECQVSREPSYTVFSTVGAFYLPLCVVLFVYWKIYKAAKFRVGSRKTNSVSPMSEAVEVKDSAQQPQMVFTVRHATVTFQTEGDTWREQKEQKAALMVGILIGVFVLCWIPFFITELISPLCSCDIPTIWKSIFLWLGYSNSFFNPLIYTAFNKNYNSAFKNFFSKQH; from the exons ATGGATTTGCCTGTGAACTTAACCCACTTTTCCCTCTCCACCCCGTCCTCCTTGGAGACCAACCGCAGTTTCGGCGCAGAAGACCTGCGACCAAGCCTGCCCCATCTCTCGGTCTTCGGCGTGCTTGCTCTGACCTTGCTCGGCTCGTTGGTGGCAGCGACATTCGCCTGGAACCTGCTGGTGCTGGCGACCATCCTCCGTGTGCGCACCTTCCACCGCGTGCCGCACAACCTGGTGGCATCCATGGCCATCTCTGACGTGCTCGTGGCCGCCCTGGTCATGCCACTAAGCCTGGTGCACGAGCTATCCGGGCGCCGCTGGCAGCTGGGCCGGCGTCTTTGCCAGCTGTGGATCGCATGTGATGTGCTCTGCTGCACGGCCAGCATCTGGAATGTGACGGCCATCGCGCTGGACCGCTACTGGTCCATCACCCGCCACCTGGAATACACCCTCCGCGCCCGCAAGCGTGTCTCTAACATAATGATTGCGCTCACCTGGGCTCTCTCTGCCGTTATCTCCCTGGCTCCGCTGCTCTTCGGCTGGGGCGAGACCTACTCTGAGGGCAGTGGGGAATGCCAGGTGAGCCGCGAGCCGTCCTACACGGTATTCTCCACGGTGGGCGCCTTCTATCTGCCGCTCTGTGTGGTGCTCTTCGTGTACTGGAAGATCTACAAAGCCGCCAAATTCCGCGTGGGCTCCAGGAAGACTAACAGCGTCTCACCCATGTCTGAAGCTGTGGAG GTGAAGGACTCTGCTCAGCAGCCGCAGATGGTGTTCACAGTCCGCCACGCCACTGTCACCTTCCAGACAGAAGGAGACACGTGGAGGGAACAGAAAGAGCAGAAGGCCGCCTTAATGGTGGGCATCCTTATTGGGGTGTTTGTACTCTGCTGGATCCCCTTCTTCATCACTGAGCTCATCAGTCCCCTCTGCTCCTGTGACATCCCCACCATCTGGAAAAGCATTTTCCTTTGGCTTGGCTACTCCAACTCCTTTTTTAACCCCCTGATCTATACGGCTTTCAACAAGAACTACAACAGCGCCTTCAAGAACTTCTTTTCTAAGCAACACTAG